One Curtobacterium herbarum genomic window carries:
- the glpK gene encoding glycerol kinase GlpK produces the protein MADYIVAIDQGTTSTRAIVFDHSGSIVSVGQKEHEQIFPRAGWVEHDPAEIWDNTREVIGQALSRADITRHDVAAVGITNQRETAVVWDRTTGKAVYNAIVWQDTRTQALVDKLADGDTDRYKAIVGLPLATYFAGTKIMWILENVEGAREKAEAGDLLFGTTDTWVLWNLTGGTDGGVHKTDVTNASRTLFMDLETLQWRDDILADFGVPKSMLPEIVSSSEVYGHVESSSLLREVPIAGILGDQQAATFGQAAFDQGESKNTYGTGNFLIFNTGTDIVRSENGLLTTVGYKLGDQETHYALEGSIAVTGSLIQWLRDNLGIIGSAPEVETLAKSVEDNGGVYFVPAFSGLFAPYWRPDARGALVGLTRYVNKGHIARAALEATALQTREVLDAVNADSGVELTELKVDGGMTANDALMQFQADILDVPVVRPVVAETTALGAAYAAGLAVGFWANLDELRANWQEDKRWTPSMDAEERERTLRLWKKAVTKTFDWVDEDVR, from the coding sequence AGGGCACGACCAGCACGCGAGCGATCGTCTTCGACCACTCCGGGTCGATCGTCTCCGTCGGTCAGAAGGAACACGAGCAGATCTTCCCGCGCGCCGGTTGGGTCGAGCACGACCCCGCGGAGATCTGGGACAACACCCGTGAGGTCATCGGCCAGGCACTCTCCCGCGCCGACATCACCCGTCACGACGTCGCCGCCGTCGGCATCACGAACCAGCGCGAGACCGCCGTCGTCTGGGACCGCACCACCGGCAAGGCCGTCTACAACGCCATCGTCTGGCAGGACACCCGCACCCAGGCGCTCGTCGACAAGCTCGCCGACGGCGACACCGACCGCTACAAGGCCATCGTGGGCCTGCCCCTGGCGACGTACTTCGCCGGCACCAAGATCATGTGGATCCTCGAGAACGTCGAGGGTGCCCGTGAGAAGGCCGAGGCGGGCGACCTGCTCTTCGGCACCACCGACACCTGGGTCCTCTGGAACCTGACCGGTGGCACCGACGGCGGCGTCCACAAGACCGACGTCACCAACGCCTCGCGCACCCTGTTCATGGACCTCGAGACGCTGCAGTGGCGCGACGACATCCTGGCCGACTTCGGGGTGCCGAAGTCGATGCTCCCCGAGATCGTCAGCTCCTCCGAGGTCTACGGCCACGTCGAGTCCTCGAGCCTCCTCCGCGAGGTCCCGATCGCCGGCATCCTGGGCGACCAGCAGGCAGCGACGTTCGGCCAGGCGGCCTTCGACCAGGGCGAGTCGAAGAACACCTACGGCACCGGTAACTTCCTCATCTTCAACACGGGCACCGACATCGTCCGCTCGGAGAACGGGCTGCTCACCACCGTCGGCTACAAGCTCGGCGACCAGGAGACGCACTACGCACTCGAGGGGTCGATCGCCGTCACCGGGTCGCTCATCCAGTGGCTCCGCGACAACCTCGGCATCATCGGCAGCGCGCCCGAGGTCGAGACCCTCGCCAAGTCGGTCGAGGACAACGGTGGCGTCTACTTCGTCCCCGCCTTCTCGGGCCTCTTCGCCCCCTACTGGCGTCCGGACGCCCGTGGCGCGCTCGTCGGCCTCACCCGCTACGTCAACAAGGGCCACATCGCGCGTGCCGCCCTCGAGGCGACGGCCCTCCAGACCCGTGAGGTCCTGGACGCCGTCAACGCGGACTCCGGCGTCGAGCTCACCGAGCTCAAGGTCGACGGCGGCATGACCGCCAACGACGCGCTCATGCAGTTCCAGGCCGACATCCTCGACGTCCCCGTGGTCCGCCCGGTCGTCGCCGAGACGACGGCCCTCGGCGCCGCCTACGCCGCCGGCCTGGCCGTCGGGTTCTGGGCGAACCTCGACGAGCTCCGCGCCAACTGGCAGGAGGACAAGCGGTGGACGCCGTCCATGGACGCCGAGGAGCGCGAGCGCACGCTGCGCCTCTGGAAGAAGGCCGTCACGAAGACCTTCGACTGGGTCGACGAGGACGTCCGCTGA